The sequence GAGAAGAACGTTCCGGTACGGCTGTGGGAGGACCTGCCGTATGCGGTCTTCAAATCAGGTGCGGTCGAATTGCCGCAGGGTTTTCGTCTCGGCTCTGCGGATGTCAGCTCGGTGAAGCCGGAGATGCGGTCGCAGAAATTCCAAGCTGTGGAGCGGTATTCGTCTCAAATGGTGCTGCTCAACGGAAGTGAAAACAATCTGTTCGACCGGCTGGACGAGCATGCTCGGCAGAATGCACCACACGGCGGATACGGCGAGACGACCTGGCCGGTCGTCCGCAGCGACGACAGCTGACTTCTGACCTCCCGCCATCGACGCCGTATCACGCCTGGAGGTTACGTGGTGTCCGAAACACTCACTCATCCGCCGTCCCAGGATTCCGCGCCCGAGAGCCGGCCTCACCGCTGGGCGGTATGGCGCTCACCGGCCGGTCAGCCGGCGTGGGCCCGGCCCGCGCTGCTGGGCATCGCGCTCGTCGCGGCGGTGCTGTATGCCTGGAACCTGCGGCTGGTCGACTACGCGCCGCGGTACGCGGACGCCGTCAAGAGCATGTCCGGGAGCTGGCGCGCGTTCCTGTACGGCGCCGTCGACCCGGAGGCGACGTACACGCTCGACAAGCTGGCCGGCTCCTTCGTGCCCCAGGTCGTCTCGGCCAAGATCTTCGGTTATCACGCGTGGTCCCTGGCGTTGCCGCAGGTGATCGAGGGCGTGATCGCGGTGCTGGTGATGTACCGGGTCGTACGGCGGTGGGTGGGCGTGGTGCCCGGCCTGCTCGCCGCCGGCATCTTCACCCTGACCCCGGTCGCCGCGTCCATGTTCGGGCACAGCATGGAGGACGGCGCACTGGTCATGTGCCTGGTGCTCGCCGTCGACGCGTATCAGCGCGCGGTCCTGGAAGGGCGGCTCCGGTCACTGATCGGGGCCGGTGTCTGGGTCGGGCTGGGCTTCCAGGCCAAGATGGTGCAGGCGTGGATGATTCTGCCCGCCCTGGCGGTCGGCTACCTGCTGACCGCGCCGATCGAGCTGCGCCGCCGGGTGCGGCATCTCGGGGCCGCCGGGGCGGTGATGCTGGCGGTGTCGCTGTCGTGGGTCATGCTCTACACCCTCACGCCGGCCAGCGATCGGCCCTACATCAGTGGCACCACGAACAACAACGCCTTCGCCATGGTGTTCGGATACAACGGTCTCGGCCGTGTGGGCATCAACCTGCCCGGCGCCGAGGAGGTCAACGGTCGTAACGGCGTGCCGGCGCCCGGTCCGCTGGGCGGCCCGGAGGGCGAGGGCCAGAGGGGAACGGTCGGCACGAAGGCCCAGGACCAGAGGGGAACGGTCGGCACGAAGGCCCAGGACCAGAGGGGAACGGTCGGCACGAAGGCCCAGGACCAGAGGGGAACGGTCGGCACGAAGGCCCAGGACCAGAAGGGAATGGTCGGGCCGAAGGCCCATGGAGGACCGCCGATGGGACCGGGCGCGCTCCCCGAGGGATACGAGTCCAAGATGGAGAGCAGGGCCGATCCGATGGGTTGGACCAAGCTGTTCGACGGTCACCTCGGCGTCGCGATCGGCTGGCTCTTTCCGCTGACTCTGCTCGCCCTGCTGTGCGGGTTGTGGTGGCGCCGCCGGGCCGAGCGCACCGATCCGGTGCGCGGCGGGCTGGTGATGTGGGGGGTGTGGCTGGTGACCTTCGGCTTTGTCTTCAGTGCGAGCGCTGTCGCGCACACCGCCTACGTGGCCTCGCTGGCGCCGGCGATCGCGGCCGTCTCCGCCCTCGGCATCGTGATGTTCGGGCGGGCGTATCGGCGCGGCGGCAGGCAGGGCTGGATACTGCCGCTCGCGGTCGCGGTCCAACTGGCCTGGGCCGCCTGGCTGTGGTCGCACTACCCGAACTTCCTCCCCTGGGCGAGATGGGGCACGCTCCTGCTCGGCGTGGCCGCCCTTGTCGGGCTGGTCCTGGCGCGCGTGACCAGGACCGCCTCCTCCGCGCTGGTCGCGGCCGCGCTCGCCGTCGGCGTCGGCGTCATGCTGGCCGCGCCCGCCACGTATGCCGTCTCGGTGCTCGATCCCGATTACTCCGGCAACTCCTTCGATGCCAACGCGGGACCGGCCTCGGGCACCGCGTAAGGCGAGCCGGTGGATCCGTCACCGCCCCGCGGGCTGCGTTTCCGCGCCCGGCTCGGCCGGCCTTTGACATCGGCGCGGGTCTTCGGCTGCCACCCGTGGTCGCTGACCCTTCCGCTTCGGACGGCGCCCGCCGGCGCCGGCATCGCCCGCTCGGTGCCTTCCCCGCCGCCTCGTCGGCGGTGCCGGCGCTCGTCGCGGGTCAGGAATGTTCGCCCGGTCCTACTCGTGGACATCGGGTCCGATCCCCAGGATGGGATCGATGACTTAGCGAGTCGTGTGAGAGAGGTGCTTCTGTGGACGTGGTGTTGCGCTTCGGGGGGGTGTCGAAGAACGATGACGACCCCGATCCCTGGCAGACCCTGATCGGGCCGGGGACGCTGCGCAGAGTGCTCGCCTACTTCCGCCCGCACATCGGCAAGGTGGCGCTCTTCGTTCTCGTCGCCGCGCTGGAGTCGCTTGTCGTCGTCGTAGTTCCGTTGTTGCTGATGGAACTGGTCAACGGCGGCATCCTCAAGGACGACGCCGGGGTCGTGGCATCGATGGCCGGCCTGGCCGCCGGCCTCGCCCTGGTGGGCGCGCTGTTGCAGCTGGTGTCAGCCTATATTTCCGGGCAGATCGGGCAGGGGGTCAGCTACGACCTCCGGGTTCAGGCGCTGCGTCACGTTCAGCAGCTGCCGATCGCGTTCTTCACCCGTACCCAGACCGGGGTGCTGGTGGGCCGGCTGCACACGGAACTGATCATGGCGCAGCAGGCGTTCAGCCAGCTCCTGATGGCAGCCACCAGCGCCGTCACGGTGATCCTGGTGATGGCCGAGCTGTTCTACCTGTCATGGCTTGTCGCCGTGGTCACCCTGGTGCTGATTCCGCTGTTCCTCGTGCCCTGGATCTACGTGGGCCGGGTGATCCGGCGGCGCACCGGACGGCTGATGGACGCGAATACCGGCCTTGGTGGACTCCTCCAGGAGCGGTTCAACGTTCAGGGGGCGATGCTCTCCAAACTCTTCGGCCGTCCCCGCGAGGAGATGGCCGAGTACGCCGATCGTGCCGAGCGCATCCGCCGCATCGGCGTGAGTCTCTCGGTGTACGGGCGGCTCGCCTTCGTCATGATGGCGCTGATGGCCTCGCTCGCCACGGCGCTCGTCTACGGCATCGGTGGCGGGCTCGTGCTCGCCGGGGCGTTCCAGCTCGGCACGCTCGTCGCCCTCGCCACTCTGCTCGGGCGGTTGTTCGGGCCGATCACGCAGCTGTCCGGGATGCAGGAAACCGCGCAGACCGTCGTGGTGAGCTTCTCCCGGATCTTCGAGGTGCTCGATCTGAAGGGGCTGATCGAGGAGCGTCCCGGTGCGGTCGCGCTCGCCAAGGACACGGCGCCGGAGATCGAGTTCGACGACGTGGCGTTCCGCTATCCGACCGCCGACGAGGTCTCGCTGCGCTCGCTGGAGTACGTACGCGCCGAACGGGAGCGCGGGGAGACGACGCCGGAGGTGCTGCGCGGTGTCAGCCTGCACGTGCCGGCCGGCACCCTCACCGCGCTCGTCGGCCCGTCCGGCGCCGGCAAGAGCACGCTCACCCACCTGGTGTCACGGCTGTACGACCCGACCGGCGGGGTCATTCGCGTCGGTGGGCACGATCTGCGCGACCTCACCTTCGACTCGCTGCGCGAAGCGGTGGGCGTGGTCAGCCAGGACGCCTACTTCTTCCACGACACGATCCGGCAGAACCTGCTCTACGCCCGCCCCACCGCCACCGAGGACGAACTGATCGAGGCATGTCGAGGGGCCCAGATCTGGGACCTGATCGCCTCGCTCCCGGGCGGGTTCGACACCGTCACCGGCGATCGTGGCTACCGCCTGTCGGGCGGCGAGAAGCAACGCCTGGCCATCGCCCGGCTGCTGCTGAAGGCGCCGACGATCGTCGTGCTCGACGAAGCCACCGCTCACCTGGACTCCGAGTCCGAGGCCGCCGTGCAGCGGGCACTCAAGACCGCCCTGCACAACCGCACCTCGTTGGTGATCGCCCACCGGTTGTCCACGATTCGCGAGGCCGACCAGATCCTCGTGATCGACGACGGACGGGTCCGGGAGCGCGGAACGCACGACGAGCTGCTGGCCGAGGGGGGTCTGTACGCGGAGCTTTACCACACGCAGTTCGCCAAGGCCGGAAGCGACGCAGCCGAACCGGCGAGCGACGCAGCCGAGCTGCACCACAGGGAGCCCGAGCCGGTGCACGGCGGAGGATGACGATGGATCAGGCGACGCCGGCCCGGATCGCCGGCCGTCGTCGCCCAGAACGCCGGCTCCGGCCGGATGCGTGAGAGGACACGATGATGACCAATCCGTTCGACAACGAGGACGGTTCCTTCCTCGTGCTCGTCAACGGCGAGGGCCAGCATTCGCTGTGGCCGGCTTTCGCCGAGGTCCCGGACGGCTGGACGGGGGTCCACGGTCCGGCCTCCCGGCAGGATTGTCTCGGCTACGTCGAGCAGAACTGGACGGACCTGCGGCCCAGGAGCCTGGTCGAGCAGGCCGACGCGTGAGTGAGCCGTCCACCCGCCCGATCCGGACGGTTGGACGAGCTCGACGGTCGTACGAGCGGCCGGAAGCATCCATGTCGAGCGCCGCTTGGTCGACCGAAAGGATCTGTGGCATGTTCGAGGAGATCAACGTTGTCCGGGCCGCGGAGCTGCACCGGAGGGACCGATTCGATCCGGTGCCACAGCTGCGCTCGCTGATGGCCGAGGGCCCGTTGACCACGCTGGGCACCGAGGAGTCTCCCGGAGGCCGGACGGCGTGGCTCGCCACCGGGTACGACGAGATCCGGCAGGTTCTCAGCTCCGACGACTTCAGCGCACGGCTGCTCTACGGGGGAACCGCTGCCGGCATCACCTGGCCCGGTTTCCTCACCCAGTACGACCCGCCCGAGCACACCCGACTGCGCCGCATGGTGGCGCCCGCCTTCGCCGTCCGACGGATGCAGAAGTTCCAGCCGCAGGTCGAGCGGGTCGTCCAGGACAGTTTGGACGCCATCGAGGCGCTCGGCGGACCGGTCGACTTCGTCCCCCGTTTCGGGTGGTCGGTGGCGACGACGGCGACCTGCGACTTCCTCGGCATTCCGCGCGACGATCAGGCGGATCTGGCGCGCAGCCTCCATGCCAGCCGAACCGAACGGTCAGGCAAGCGGCGTACCGCGGCAGGCAACAAGTTCATGACGTACATGAACAAGATGACGGCTCGCACCCGCCGCGATCCCGGTGACGACATGTTCGGTGTCGTGGTACGCGAGTACGGCGACGAGATCACCGACGCGGAGCTGACCGGCGTCGCCGCGTTCGTCATGGGCGCGGGCGCCGACCAGGTGGCCCGTTTCCTCGCGGCCGGCGCGTGGCTGATGGCCGACGATCCCGAGCAGTTCGCACTGCTGCGGGAGAAGCCGGACACCGTCCCGGATTGGCTGGACGAGGTGATTCGGTATCTGACCACCGATGAGAAGACCCATCCGCGCGTCGCGACGGACGACGTGCGCATCGGCGATCACCTCATCAAGGCCGGCGATACCGTCACGTGCTCCCTGCTGGCTGCCAACCGCCGCAACTTCCCGCGCCCGGAGGATCGATTCGACATCACCCGGGTCCGGCCGGAGCACCTGGCGTTCGGGCACGGCATCCATCACTGCCTGGGCAGGTCTCTGGCCGAGCTGGTGTTCCGGACGGCGATTCCGGCCCTGGCACACCGCTTCCCCACGCTGAGGCTGGCCGAGCCGCACCGAGAGATCAGATTGGGGCCGCCGCCGTTCGACGTGGAAGCCCTGCTGCTCGACTGGTAGCGCCGGAAGCATAGGAGATCCGATGGCACTTCCTCTGCCGCATCAGCGGCTCCGGCTCGATCCGGTGCCGGAGTTCGAAGAGCTGCAAAAAGCTGGGCCCCTGCACGAATACGACACCGAGCCGGGCATGGACGGCCGTAAGCAGTGGCTGGTCACCGGACATGACGAGGTCCGCGCGATCCTCGCCGACCACGAGCGGTTCAGTTCCATGCGGCCGGTCGACGACGAGGCGGATCGCGCCCTGTTGCCGGGAATCCTGCAGGCGTACGACCCGCCGGATCACACCCGGCTGCGCAGGACGGTGGCCCCGGCGTATTCCGCCCGACGGATGGAGCGGCTGCGACCCCGCATCGAGGAGATCGTCGAAGAGTGCTTGGACGACTTCGAGAGCGTGGGCGCGCCGGTCGACTTCGTCCGACATGCCGCCTGGCCCATCCCCGCGTACATCGCCTGCGAATTCCTCGGCGTCCCGCGTGACGACCAGGCGGAGTTGTCGCGGATGATCAGGGAGAGCCGGGAGAGTCGGCTTCCCCGGCAGCGGACCCTGTCGGGTCTGGGCATCGTCAATTACACCAAGCGGTTGACCTCCGGCAAACGCCGTGATCCTGGCGACGGGATGATCGGCGTGATCGTGCGCGAACACGGCGCTGAGATCAGCGACGAGGAATTGGCGGGGCTCGCCGAGGGGAACCTGATCATGGCGGCGGAGCAGATGGCCGCGCAGCTGGCGGTCGCGGTGCTCCTGCTGGTGACCCACCCCGACCAGATGGCGCTGCTGCGCGAGAAACCGGAGCTCATCGACAGCGCCACCGAGGAAGTGCTGCGCCACGCGTCCATCGTCGAGGCCCCGGCTCCCCGGGTGGCGCTCGCTGACGTGCGCATGGCCGGACGCGACATCCATGCCGGCGATGTCCTGACGTGTTCCATGCTGGCGACCAATCGCGCCCCGGGAGATCGGTTCGACATCACCCGGGAGAAAGCCACCCACATGGCATTCGGACACGGCATCCACCACTGTATCGGGGCGCCGCTGGCCCGGCTCCAGCTGCGGGTGGCGCTGCCGGCGGTGGTCGGCCGGTTCCCGTCTTTGCGGCTGGCGGTCCCGGAGGAGGACCTGCGGTTCAAACCGGGCAGGCCGGCACCCTTCGCGGTAGAGGAGCTTCCCCTTGAGTGGTGACGGCTCGCCTCCGATCCACACCCGCCGGCAGGGTTTCGATCCGGCCGACGAACTGCGCGCCGCCGGAACGCTGACGAAGATTTCCATCGGCTCCGGAGCGGACGCCGAGACCACCTGGCTGGCGGCCGGGCACGCCGTCGTGCGCCAGGTTCTGGGCGATCACAAGCGATTCAGCACCCGGCGCCGCTTCGACCGACGTGACGAGATCGGCGGGACGGGCGTCTTCCGCCCGCGTGAGCTGGTCGGCAACCTGATGGACTACGACCCACCGGAGCACACCCGGCTCCGGCACCTGCTGACCCCGGGATTCACCCAGCGCCGGATGCGTCGTCTGGCGCCGCGCATCGAAGAGATCGTGACCGACCGCCTCGACGCCATGGAGCAGGCGGGGCCGCCGGCGGACCTGATCGAGCTGTTCGCCGACGAGGTGCCCGGAGCCGTGCTGTGCGAGCTGATCGGAGTACCCCGCGACGATCAGGCCATGTTCCTGCAGCTGTGTCACCGGCATCTCGACGCCTCGCTGAGTGCCAGGAAACGGGCGGCCGCCGGGGAGGCGTTCGCCCGCTACCTGGTGGCCATGATGGCCAGGGAACGCAAGGACCCCGGCGACGGGTTCATCGGCTCGATCGTCGCCGAACACGGCGACACGATCACGGATGAGGAGCTGAGAGGCGTCTGTGTGCAGCTGATGCTGGCCGGTGACGACAACGTCTCCGGCATGATCGGGCTGGGGGTGCTGGCGTTGCTGCGACATCCCGAGCAGATCGCCGCGTTGCGCGGGGACGAT is a genomic window of Actinoplanes teichomyceticus ATCC 31121 containing:
- a CDS encoding cytochrome P450, yielding MALPLPHQRLRLDPVPEFEELQKAGPLHEYDTEPGMDGRKQWLVTGHDEVRAILADHERFSSMRPVDDEADRALLPGILQAYDPPDHTRLRRTVAPAYSARRMERLRPRIEEIVEECLDDFESVGAPVDFVRHAAWPIPAYIACEFLGVPRDDQAELSRMIRESRESRLPRQRTLSGLGIVNYTKRLTSGKRRDPGDGMIGVIVREHGAEISDEELAGLAEGNLIMAAEQMAAQLAVAVLLLVTHPDQMALLREKPELIDSATEEVLRHASIVEAPAPRVALADVRMAGRDIHAGDVLTCSMLATNRAPGDRFDITREKATHMAFGHGIHHCIGAPLARLQLRVALPAVVGRFPSLRLAVPEEDLRFKPGRPAPFAVEELPLEW
- a CDS encoding cytochrome P450; translated protein: MSGDGSPPIHTRRQGFDPADELRAAGTLTKISIGSGADAETTWLAAGHAVVRQVLGDHKRFSTRRRFDRRDEIGGTGVFRPRELVGNLMDYDPPEHTRLRHLLTPGFTQRRMRRLAPRIEEIVTDRLDAMEQAGPPADLIELFADEVPGAVLCELIGVPRDDQAMFLQLCHRHLDASLSARKRAAAGEAFARYLVAMMARERKDPGDGFIGSIVAEHGDTITDEELRGVCVQLMLAGDDNVSGMIGLGVLALLRHPEQIAALRGDDQSADRAVDELIRYLTVPYAPTPRTAVEDVMVADQVIKEGETVLCSLPMANRDRALLPDADRLDVTRTPVPHVAFGHGIHHCLGAALTRLQLRIAYTALWRRFPALQLADPAQEIMFRTSTPAYGLTSLLVAW
- a CDS encoding ABC transporter ATP-binding protein, producing MDVVLRFGGVSKNDDDPDPWQTLIGPGTLRRVLAYFRPHIGKVALFVLVAALESLVVVVVPLLLMELVNGGILKDDAGVVASMAGLAAGLALVGALLQLVSAYISGQIGQGVSYDLRVQALRHVQQLPIAFFTRTQTGVLVGRLHTELIMAQQAFSQLLMAATSAVTVILVMAELFYLSWLVAVVTLVLIPLFLVPWIYVGRVIRRRTGRLMDANTGLGGLLQERFNVQGAMLSKLFGRPREEMAEYADRAERIRRIGVSLSVYGRLAFVMMALMASLATALVYGIGGGLVLAGAFQLGTLVALATLLGRLFGPITQLSGMQETAQTVVVSFSRIFEVLDLKGLIEERPGAVALAKDTAPEIEFDDVAFRYPTADEVSLRSLEYVRAERERGETTPEVLRGVSLHVPAGTLTALVGPSGAGKSTLTHLVSRLYDPTGGVIRVGGHDLRDLTFDSLREAVGVVSQDAYFFHDTIRQNLLYARPTATEDELIEACRGAQIWDLIASLPGGFDTVTGDRGYRLSGGEKQRLAIARLLLKAPTIVVLDEATAHLDSESEAAVQRALKTALHNRTSLVIAHRLSTIREADQILVIDDGRVRERGTHDELLAEGGLYAELYHTQFAKAGSDAAEPASDAAELHHREPEPVHGGG
- a CDS encoding ArnT family glycosyltransferase; translation: MSETLTHPPSQDSAPESRPHRWAVWRSPAGQPAWARPALLGIALVAAVLYAWNLRLVDYAPRYADAVKSMSGSWRAFLYGAVDPEATYTLDKLAGSFVPQVVSAKIFGYHAWSLALPQVIEGVIAVLVMYRVVRRWVGVVPGLLAAGIFTLTPVAASMFGHSMEDGALVMCLVLAVDAYQRAVLEGRLRSLIGAGVWVGLGFQAKMVQAWMILPALAVGYLLTAPIELRRRVRHLGAAGAVMLAVSLSWVMLYTLTPASDRPYISGTTNNNAFAMVFGYNGLGRVGINLPGAEEVNGRNGVPAPGPLGGPEGEGQRGTVGTKAQDQRGTVGTKAQDQRGTVGTKAQDQRGTVGTKAQDQKGMVGPKAHGGPPMGPGALPEGYESKMESRADPMGWTKLFDGHLGVAIGWLFPLTLLALLCGLWWRRRAERTDPVRGGLVMWGVWLVTFGFVFSASAVAHTAYVASLAPAIAAVSALGIVMFGRAYRRGGRQGWILPLAVAVQLAWAAWLWSHYPNFLPWARWGTLLLGVAALVGLVLARVTRTASSALVAAALAVGVGVMLAAPATYAVSVLDPDYSGNSFDANAGPASGTA
- a CDS encoding cytochrome P450 yields the protein MFEEINVVRAAELHRRDRFDPVPQLRSLMAEGPLTTLGTEESPGGRTAWLATGYDEIRQVLSSDDFSARLLYGGTAAGITWPGFLTQYDPPEHTRLRRMVAPAFAVRRMQKFQPQVERVVQDSLDAIEALGGPVDFVPRFGWSVATTATCDFLGIPRDDQADLARSLHASRTERSGKRRTAAGNKFMTYMNKMTARTRRDPGDDMFGVVVREYGDEITDAELTGVAAFVMGAGADQVARFLAAGAWLMADDPEQFALLREKPDTVPDWLDEVIRYLTTDEKTHPRVATDDVRIGDHLIKAGDTVTCSLLAANRRNFPRPEDRFDITRVRPEHLAFGHGIHHCLGRSLAELVFRTAIPALAHRFPTLRLAEPHREIRLGPPPFDVEALLLDW
- a CDS encoding MbtH family protein, yielding MMTNPFDNEDGSFLVLVNGEGQHSLWPAFAEVPDGWTGVHGPASRQDCLGYVEQNWTDLRPRSLVEQADA